In one Candidatus Zixiibacteriota bacterium genomic region, the following are encoded:
- a CDS encoding AAA family ATPase: MILNKLSVGNFRKFAELEISFPPGIIGVVGRNGVGKSTLLEIIAWLFYGSTALKTKNEEIYPDFLESGLETRARLDFSLNSGDFRIERGFKPPNKSEAKLYLGDKLLSEGPREVSEQVQKLTGLDFKAFQTSFYTRQSELNLLTELRPAERGQRLEEMLRLDKINHIINNNIKGDLRQLAGEKEALDRFLEGHENIRQKLVECSQERESLSLQVNGLQEKSTSGEKRLKELQAEFSELDKKRDEFRNLKTKLEISTRQVESDKKRLAEIKEEIEQIEKSRKRYELLRSQTESLDNLSQKLENLEEQRVAFQKLSSQKERQKALEGRLEQIEADGKILGTKIERLEQQTSDYDTIINNIKSLSGQRDELADLITERKVAYSRTETELKRLRKQLSEIERLGPEAVCSFCLRPFAGEKDEIEAHFEREMKILQKNEQSGRTELQEHQKEYRKFTGDLKSSEERRHKLEPLRRELSARQGEINQMRQEFLRLKAEKAELDSKLAEASAVDYDPEKHKNIKQTVKSMVEKRQEADRLAGRIEKLEPIKKTAEYLSSEIDTINNNIEDIQQAIDLTGFSEKAYLELKNSLEKQSDRLRACDRELADALGNLRASESRLEQLNIKLEEIEQARVRSKQIITDKIYLDTLKQLLGELKIELAKRIRPTLRNIASDLLEVMSDGKFTDLELDENYDIQIRDFGEMRELKRFSGGEQDLGNLSLRMAISRMLAESSRLESGFLILDEVFGSQDVFRQENILNAIAGLQDFFQQILIVTHVEDIKQSVSTLITIDENPDGSSSGRIE; the protein is encoded by the coding sequence ATGATCCTGAATAAACTGTCTGTGGGCAATTTCAGAAAGTTCGCTGAACTCGAAATCAGTTTCCCGCCCGGAATAATCGGCGTGGTGGGACGCAACGGAGTCGGCAAATCCACCCTGCTGGAGATCATCGCCTGGCTATTCTACGGTAGCACGGCCCTGAAAACCAAAAATGAAGAGATCTACCCCGATTTTCTCGAATCCGGCCTCGAAACCCGAGCACGGCTCGATTTCAGCTTAAACTCAGGCGATTTTCGCATTGAACGTGGTTTCAAACCGCCAAACAAAAGCGAGGCAAAGCTTTATCTGGGTGATAAGTTGCTCTCCGAAGGCCCCCGTGAAGTCAGCGAACAGGTCCAGAAGCTGACCGGCCTGGATTTTAAGGCCTTCCAGACCTCGTTTTACACCCGCCAGAGCGAACTCAACCTCCTGACCGAACTCCGTCCGGCCGAACGGGGACAGCGCCTGGAGGAGATGCTCCGGCTGGATAAAATCAACCATATTATTAATAATAATATTAAGGGGGATCTGCGGCAGTTGGCCGGAGAAAAAGAAGCCCTCGACAGGTTTTTGGAAGGTCACGAAAACATCCGTCAAAAACTGGTCGAATGCTCTCAGGAAAGGGAGAGTCTGTCGTTACAGGTCAACGGCTTACAAGAAAAATCAACGAGCGGAGAGAAACGTCTCAAAGAGTTGCAGGCAGAATTTTCCGAACTGGATAAAAAGCGCGATGAGTTCCGCAACCTGAAAACTAAACTTGAGATCTCCACCCGGCAGGTTGAAAGCGATAAAAAGAGACTGGCTGAAATCAAAGAGGAGATCGAACAGATCGAGAAAAGCCGTAAACGTTATGAATTGCTCCGTAGTCAGACAGAATCTCTCGACAATCTCTCGCAAAAGCTGGAAAATCTTGAAGAACAAAGAGTTGCCTTCCAAAAGCTGTCCTCCCAAAAAGAGCGACAGAAAGCTCTCGAAGGGCGTCTGGAGCAGATCGAAGCCGACGGTAAGATTCTGGGCACAAAAATCGAAAGACTCGAACAGCAGACCAGTGATTATGATACTATTATTAATAATATAAAATCATTATCAGGGCAAAGAGATGAGCTGGCTGACCTGATCACTGAGCGGAAAGTGGCTTATAGCCGGACTGAAACTGAGTTGAAACGTCTCCGCAAGCAGTTGTCGGAGATAGAGAGGCTCGGCCCTGAGGCGGTCTGCAGTTTCTGCCTGAGGCCTTTTGCGGGTGAAAAAGATGAGATAGAAGCACATTTCGAACGCGAAATGAAAATCCTGCAGAAAAATGAGCAATCCGGCCGGACAGAACTGCAAGAGCACCAAAAAGAGTACAGAAAATTTACAGGGGATTTGAAATCCAGTGAGGAGAGGCGCCACAAGCTTGAACCGCTTCGCCGGGAACTCTCTGCGCGCCAGGGAGAAATCAACCAGATGAGGCAGGAGTTTTTACGCCTTAAAGCCGAAAAAGCGGAGCTGGACAGTAAGCTGGCGGAGGCTTCCGCGGTCGACTACGACCCCGAAAAGCACAAAAATATCAAACAAACCGTCAAGTCCATGGTCGAAAAGCGCCAGGAAGCTGACAGGCTCGCGGGCAGAATCGAAAAACTCGAGCCGATCAAAAAAACCGCTGAATATTTGTCATCTGAGATCGATACTATTAATAATAACATAGAGGATATCCAGCAGGCAATCGATCTGACCGGGTTCTCCGAAAAAGCATATCTCGAGCTTAAAAACAGTCTTGAAAAGCAATCCGACAGGCTGAGGGCCTGTGACCGTGAGCTTGCCGACGCGCTTGGTAACCTCAGGGCTTCTGAATCCAGACTCGAGCAGTTAAATATCAAACTGGAGGAGATTGAGCAGGCCCGCGTCCGTTCAAAACAGATTATAACCGACAAAATCTACCTGGACACCCTTAAACAGCTGCTGGGCGAATTAAAAATCGAGCTGGCCAAACGGATCCGGCCGACCCTGCGCAATATCGCCAGCGATCTTCTTGAAGTCATGTCGGATGGCAAGTTTACCGATCTCGAACTGGATGAGAACTACGATATCCAGATCCGCGACTTCGGAGAAATGCGGGAGCTGAAACGGTTTTCGGGGGGGGAACAGGATCTCGGCAATCTCAGCCTGCGGATGGCGATTTCACGGATGCTGGCGGAGTCATCGCGCTTGGAATCAGGTTTTTTAATACTGGACGAGGTCTTCGGAAGCCAGGATGTTTTCCGGCAGGAAAATATATTGAACGCGATCGCCGGCCTGCAGGATTTCTTCCAGCAGATCCTGATCGTGACTCATGTGGAAGACATCAAACAGTCGGTTTCGACTTTGATCACCATCGATGAAAACCCGGACGGGTCCAGTTCTGGCCGGATAGAATGA
- a CDS encoding PQQ-binding-like beta-propeller repeat protein — protein MIKKLLMALVVFSFLIGSMAFAGPDFKDGSMVGGVFKLDEVPSVPVTPLKPAADTCDWQDWQCSAPFSIYVNAYGGQFTSACVRFSPTTAEQCTLDEAAFYIYDGTGFGYPLTGDVVVTVWGEDPAFPDYPDEFNTPLYQTVIDSADLVYYPNANYVTIPGVTFQGEDVFVDVEPVDVNSPLLIMGEENLTTCGSSPGSCTSEVTGRSLSYYTAYGYRVFLSACGGTEAVNYSILAHICCEIPTYSCPGNQEWPTFQKDYARSGYTTNTLGDLTNFRKLWEFQGDFYITWGHPIIADELVYVAFYDQLVCLDLYTGSLVWSTLTNTDYAAFMQSPAQSIRVTPTFEDGKLYFGTGAASFQQGFVCADAFTGDTIWVRHPATGNPLEGGAYSGETKYSTSVIVGDYVYFGTTFGFAYGLNKLDGSTYWYGTLPLGMFYSPSTDGTDIFVATSDGGAGTGDAMVYKLDGAGDGAGGMSVLATWGGYDDAAGTAEYWFTCPVYSADEDALYVNGALPEGMGLGTNGVNEGLLMKLNASDLTPIWPSWNLTMDPQYVTPTLMPYPWETINVGGGPAGTSIYYFNTNASLASTRQFTFGGSLTWSGMYDAYYDPFGFFWDIQDNSMAATCDPYLFAGYTLDGWWRIINPNTGDVALKYHFSDYVLGNAIAEYADKDYVITTTFASAYGNGYGKVFCFDIGPDRPRLNVPELTVTLPSVSFLDPDPQYRSTDLFENIGSADMNYTIALDDGAKMVDVAGNGGLTKYAQDLKNSMVNREATLDEGLALNLDKSRDSYVSQGAPDFVTIPAGDETGILAPGAMLNQEFTLTPSMMTRGNNPFYVLVDTDDPDYNPEDDSPYPHADPQEIITVVAVKGYDFCDGYVNFGTGTNTSYFTNAGWQNNAGSPSDAFMIDDYEAFLYHHSFFYAYEEAHIAWQEEAGNGINHFEPNSACTAGSWTEDLYASDGSSVVVNGDVFSATWIDSLKDKTTGEFDPFATIGMEMTINAYGGFDDAFANFTYTYFELQNRGNDPLPADLYWGAWADWDVASYLANIGVGMVEDGLSAYRIYDNTAPNFQYGIGTVPLAGNIYPAGDPTTGAYNSVQIANDPYVYDNICVDSLWNTVDECAAFTDCYYPGTELGVNPGQDMSAIITGGKIPNTITGNQATFKGGFVMFGFTDAASPQADIAEVMNFANKFAGFGRGDVNNDNVVNIVDLCLLNSYVNCGGNPPYPFVYLGDVDGVAGIDQADVDYLFNYLFMGGDMPIGDWIVR, from the coding sequence ATGATTAAAAAACTCTTAATGGCATTAGTTGTCTTTAGTTTTCTAATTGGTAGCATGGCCTTTGCTGGACCGGACTTCAAGGACGGATCCATGGTAGGCGGTGTGTTCAAACTTGACGAAGTGCCATCTGTGCCTGTTACTCCCCTGAAACCTGCTGCGGATACCTGCGATTGGCAGGATTGGCAGTGCAGCGCCCCGTTTAGCATTTATGTCAATGCTTACGGTGGTCAATTTACTTCTGCCTGCGTCCGTTTCAGTCCGACTACTGCTGAACAGTGCACGCTGGATGAAGCCGCGTTTTACATCTATGATGGTACCGGCTTTGGCTACCCGTTGACTGGTGATGTGGTTGTTACCGTCTGGGGTGAGGACCCGGCTTTCCCGGATTATCCGGATGAATTCAATACTCCTCTGTACCAGACTGTAATTGACAGCGCTGACCTGGTCTACTATCCGAACGCCAACTACGTTACCATTCCGGGAGTTACTTTCCAGGGCGAAGATGTCTTTGTCGATGTTGAACCGGTTGATGTCAATTCACCGCTTCTCATCATGGGTGAAGAAAACCTGACCACCTGTGGAAGTTCTCCGGGTTCATGTACTTCTGAAGTTACCGGTCGCAGTTTGTCATACTACACCGCTTATGGCTACCGCGTATTCCTGTCCGCTTGCGGTGGCACCGAAGCTGTTAACTACAGCATCCTTGCCCATATCTGCTGTGAAATCCCGACCTATTCCTGCCCTGGTAATCAGGAATGGCCGACTTTCCAGAAGGATTATGCCAGAAGTGGTTATACCACCAATACCCTTGGTGACCTGACCAACTTTAGAAAACTGTGGGAGTTCCAGGGTGATTTCTATATTACCTGGGGCCACCCGATTATCGCTGATGAGCTGGTTTATGTAGCTTTCTACGATCAGCTTGTCTGCCTTGACCTGTATACCGGCTCCCTGGTCTGGAGCACTCTTACTAATACTGATTACGCTGCATTCATGCAGTCCCCGGCTCAGAGCATCAGAGTTACACCGACTTTCGAAGACGGCAAACTCTATTTCGGTACCGGTGCGGCATCATTCCAGCAGGGTTTTGTCTGCGCTGATGCTTTCACTGGTGACACCATCTGGGTACGTCATCCGGCTACCGGTAATCCGCTCGAAGGTGGTGCGTATAGTGGTGAGACCAAGTACAGCACATCGGTTATCGTCGGTGATTATGTGTACTTTGGTACCACATTTGGTTTTGCCTATGGCCTGAACAAGCTCGATGGTAGTACTTACTGGTATGGCACTCTGCCTCTGGGTATGTTCTACTCACCGAGCACTGACGGCACAGATATCTTTGTGGCCACATCCGATGGCGGCGCCGGAACCGGCGACGCTATGGTCTACAAGCTCGACGGCGCTGGCGATGGTGCCGGCGGTATGAGCGTTCTGGCAACCTGGGGTGGTTACGATGATGCGGCCGGTACTGCCGAGTACTGGTTCACCTGTCCGGTTTACAGTGCCGATGAAGATGCTCTCTATGTCAACGGCGCTCTGCCGGAAGGCATGGGTCTGGGCACCAATGGCGTCAATGAAGGTCTTTTGATGAAGCTGAACGCTTCAGATCTGACCCCGATTTGGCCCAGCTGGAACCTGACAATGGATCCGCAGTACGTCACCCCGACCCTGATGCCCTATCCGTGGGAGACCATCAACGTCGGTGGCGGTCCTGCCGGAACCTCGATCTATTATTTCAATACCAACGCCTCGCTCGCTTCCACCCGTCAGTTTACTTTCGGTGGCAGCCTGACCTGGTCTGGTATGTATGATGCTTACTATGATCCTTTCGGATTCTTCTGGGATATCCAGGATAACTCCATGGCCGCTACCTGTGACCCGTATCTGTTTGCCGGTTACACCCTGGACGGCTGGTGGAGAATTATCAATCCGAATACCGGTGATGTAGCACTTAAGTATCACTTCTCCGATTACGTTCTCGGTAACGCTATTGCTGAATACGCAGACAAAGACTATGTTATTACCACGACTTTCGCTTCCGCTTATGGCAACGGCTATGGTAAGGTATTCTGCTTCGACATCGGTCCCGATCGTCCGCGTCTGAATGTACCTGAACTGACTGTTACTCTGCCTTCAGTTTCATTCCTCGATCCCGATCCTCAGTACAGGTCCACCGATCTGTTCGAGAACATCGGTAGTGCTGACATGAACTACACCATCGCTCTCGATGATGGTGCCAAGATGGTTGATGTTGCCGGTAACGGCGGCCTCACCAAGTATGCTCAGGACCTCAAGAACAGCATGGTTAACAGAGAAGCCACTCTCGACGAGGGCCTCGCTCTGAATCTGGACAAGTCCAGAGACAGTTATGTTTCCCAGGGCGCTCCGGACTTCGTCACCATTCCGGCTGGCGATGAAACCGGCATTCTGGCTCCGGGTGCTATGCTGAATCAGGAATTCACCCTTACCCCGAGCATGATGACTCGTGGTAACAACCCGTTCTACGTGCTGGTTGACACTGATGATCCTGATTACAATCCTGAAGACGATTCTCCGTATCCGCATGCCGACCCGCAGGAAATCATCACTGTGGTTGCGGTCAAGGGTTATGATTTCTGCGACGGTTATGTGAACTTCGGTACCGGCACCAACACCTCTTATTTCACCAACGCTGGTTGGCAGAATAATGCTGGTAGCCCGTCCGACGCTTTCATGATCGATGATTACGAGGCTTTCCTGTATCACCACTCCTTCTTCTATGCTTATGAAGAAGCTCATATCGCGTGGCAGGAAGAAGCCGGTAACGGTATCAATCACTTCGAGCCGAACAGCGCTTGCACTGCCGGCTCCTGGACTGAAGACCTGTACGCTTCTGACGGCAGTTCCGTTGTCGTCAACGGTGATGTCTTCTCCGCCACCTGGATCGACTCCCTCAAGGACAAGACCACTGGCGAATTTGATCCGTTCGCAACCATCGGCATGGAAATGACCATCAACGCTTACGGTGGCTTTGACGATGCCTTCGCCAACTTCACCTACACCTATTTCGAACTGCAGAATCGTGGCAACGATCCTCTGCCGGCCGACCTCTACTGGGGTGCCTGGGCTGACTGGGATGTCGCTTCATATCTGGCAAACATCGGTGTGGGTATGGTCGAAGACGGCCTGAGTGCCTATCGTATCTATGACAATACCGCTCCTAACTTCCAGTATGGTATCGGTACTGTTCCGCTGGCCGGTAATATCTACCCGGCTGGTGATCCTACGACCGGCGCTTACAACTCCGTCCAGATCGCCAACGATCCGTATGTGTATGATAACATCTGCGTCGACTCCCTGTGGAACACCGTGGATGAATGCGCGGCCTTCACAGACTGCTACTATCCTGGCACCGAACTGGGTGTCAACCCGGGTCAGGATATGAGCGCCATCATTACCGGTGGCAAGATTCCGAATACTATCACCGGTAACCAGGCGACCTTCAAGGGCGGTTTCGTGATGTTCGGCTTCACCGACGCTGCCTCCCCGCAGGCTGATATTGCTGAAGTGATGAACTTCGCTAACAAGTTCGCCGGCTTCGGTCGTGGCGATGTCAATAACGACAATGTCGTTAACATCGTTGACCTCTGCCTGCTGAACTCCTATGTGAACTGCGGTGGCAACCCGCCGTATCCGTTCGTCTACCTCGGCGATGTCGACGGCGTCGCTGGTATCGATCAGGCTGATGTTGACTACCTGTTTAACTACCTGTTTATGGGTGGCGACATGCCTATCGGTGACTGGATCGTAAGGTAA
- a CDS encoding site-2 protease family protein, whose product MEEDKQKLMASGRMLVPIFAGYAAIEAIYHSGDDLIFKTTPRLPPPIWQDKASEQALSLGFKLSFHDDSGSLLIVAKEVKAPSHRIPWLNILLFAATVVSMVIAYSFMSHGSGIFKDFSLMVEGVYFALSLTPILLFHEFGHYLAAKKHKANVSLPYFIPAPTIIGTLGAVIKSRSPFRNRRQLFDVGVAGPLAGMIPTLVILIIGFSTARVEKIPEMTMDGSFIFIGESLAFKLLFLIFGPTAPEGYQVVLSPLIFAGWVGMLVTMLNMMPIGQLDGGHVLYAMFGRKWQFRLALVMFVAMLIMGFWWYGWFLWAFLAAVIIKLRHPATLDDSIMLDRRRLIFGWLAIVIFVVIFMPVPIGFVEG is encoded by the coding sequence ATGGAAGAAGACAAGCAGAAATTAATGGCATCGGGCCGTATGCTGGTTCCGATATTCGCCGGTTACGCGGCAATCGAGGCAATCTATCATTCCGGTGACGACCTGATATTCAAAACGACTCCCCGGCTTCCCCCGCCGATCTGGCAGGATAAAGCCTCCGAGCAGGCACTCAGCCTGGGTTTTAAGCTGAGTTTTCACGATGACAGTGGTTCATTATTAATAGTCGCGAAGGAAGTTAAAGCTCCCTCACACAGGATACCATGGTTGAATATCCTGTTATTCGCGGCTACTGTAGTTTCGATGGTGATCGCTTACAGCTTCATGAGCCACGGCAGTGGTATCTTCAAAGATTTCAGCCTGATGGTGGAAGGTGTTTATTTTGCCTTGTCATTAACACCGATACTGTTATTCCATGAGTTCGGTCACTACCTGGCGGCGAAAAAACATAAGGCTAATGTCAGCCTGCCATATTTTATTCCCGCCCCGACTATCATCGGCACGCTGGGTGCGGTTATCAAATCACGTTCACCATTCCGCAACCGCAGGCAATTGTTCGATGTCGGTGTTGCCGGCCCGCTGGCTGGAATGATACCGACCCTTGTTATTCTTATCATCGGATTTTCCACGGCAAGAGTCGAAAAGATACCGGAAATGACGATGGACGGATCGTTTATCTTTATTGGCGAATCTTTGGCTTTCAAGCTTTTATTTTTGATCTTCGGGCCGACTGCTCCGGAAGGTTACCAGGTTGTATTATCACCTCTGATTTTTGCCGGCTGGGTGGGTATGCTGGTTACGATGCTGAACATGATGCCGATCGGCCAGCTGGACGGCGGTCATGTCCTTTATGCCATGTTCGGACGCAAATGGCAGTTCCGGCTGGCGCTGGTCATGTTCGTGGCCATGCTGATCATGGGATTCTGGTGGTACGGCTGGTTTTTGTGGGCATTTCTGGCGGCTGTTATTATTAAACTGCGCCATCCGGCCACCCTCGATGATTCCATTATGCTGGATCGCAGGCGACTGATATTTGGATGGCTCGCGATCGTGATTTTTGTTGTTATCTTTATGCCTGTACCTATTGGATTCGTGGAAGGATAA
- a CDS encoding response regulator: MESVIEKIDEYVDKYNIVVVDDEKFICEIIKEILATEKKYNPVFFNSPVRALEYIRTHPVDLVLTDFFMGRYSGMDILEATQKYHPEAIIIMMTGHPTIENVISVLKLGAYDYLVKPFKLDTLKLTIERGIKTQRLSRENLHLKSLVSLYQISEAMGSTMHLDSLLELVLETIVKEFQAGLVSISLWDPQHDSLTLEASYGDDKEIQANQLLSGKSEINYKVVRESKPEVINELESNHGTDSLEQGTTYRSMVCHPLLAHGKVIGTLNLVRWGQFHLFDLGDVHMLWILASKAAIAIEQSRLYCQLENAYFGTVRAFANAVEARDHYTRGHTERVYKIARMMARRLNWKTEQMKYLHMGSILHDIGKIGVPDYVLNKPGRFTKEEYEIMCRHPETGAKMLEGVPMLEPALPYILYHHECYDGSGYPFGLKGPDIPIEGRIMAIADTVDAILTNRPYRLGASIDKVINELKECSNTQFDPELAELFLKIIDEQLEELNEVYSSLVDEGDDDETLIEEPRGKTTKA, encoded by the coding sequence ATGGAATCAGTCATTGAAAAAATCGATGAGTACGTGGATAAATATAACATCGTCGTAGTCGACGATGAGAAATTTATCTGCGAGATCATCAAGGAAATCCTGGCCACCGAGAAAAAATATAATCCGGTCTTTTTCAACTCACCGGTCCGAGCGCTGGAATACATTCGGACCCATCCCGTCGATTTAGTCCTGACCGATTTCTTCATGGGCCGTTACAGCGGTATGGACATCCTCGAGGCGACTCAAAAATACCACCCGGAGGCGATCATTATCATGATGACCGGCCATCCGACGATCGAGAACGTGATATCAGTATTGAAACTGGGAGCCTATGACTACCTGGTCAAACCATTCAAGCTGGATACCCTCAAGCTCACGATAGAACGCGGAATCAAGACCCAGCGACTCTCACGCGAGAATTTGCACCTCAAGAGCCTTGTATCGCTTTACCAGATTTCAGAGGCTATGGGATCGACCATGCATCTCGATTCGCTTCTCGAGCTGGTCCTGGAAACGATCGTGAAGGAGTTCCAGGCGGGCCTGGTTTCGATTTCTCTCTGGGATCCTCAGCATGACAGCCTGACTTTAGAAGCCAGCTACGGTGATGACAAAGAGATTCAGGCCAATCAATTGCTCTCCGGCAAATCCGAAATCAATTACAAGGTTGTACGCGAATCCAAGCCGGAGGTCATAAACGAACTGGAGTCAAACCACGGGACTGATTCTTTGGAGCAGGGCACAACCTATCGCTCCATGGTGTGTCATCCGCTTCTGGCGCATGGAAAGGTGATTGGTACACTTAATCTGGTGCGTTGGGGACAATTCCACCTGTTCGACCTGGGCGATGTCCACATGCTCTGGATCCTGGCCTCCAAGGCGGCAATAGCTATTGAGCAGTCACGCCTATACTGCCAGCTCGAAAACGCTTATTTCGGGACCGTCCGTGCTTTTGCCAATGCTGTCGAAGCACGCGACCACTATACCCGCGGTCATACAGAAAGAGTTTATAAAATCGCCCGTATGATGGCTCGCCGGCTGAACTGGAAGACGGAGCAGATGAAGTATCTTCACATGGGCAGTATTCTCCATGATATCGGCAAGATCGGTGTGCCTGACTATGTTCTCAATAAACCGGGCAGGTTTACCAAGGAGGAATACGAGATTATGTGCCGCCACCCGGAAACCGGCGCAAAGATGCTGGAAGGGGTTCCGATGCTCGAACCGGCACTGCCGTATATACTCTATCACCATGAATGCTACGATGGTTCCGGGTATCCATTCGGCCTGAAAGGGCCGGATATCCCGATCGAGGGACGTATCATGGCCATCGCCGACACAGTCGATGCCATCCTGACCAACCGACCCTACCGTCTGGGAGCGTCAATAGATAAAGTCATCAATGAACTAAAAGAATGTAGCAACACCCAGTTTGATCCCGAGCTTGCAGAACTGTTTTTGAAAATTATCGATGAACAGCTCGAGGAATTGAATGAGGTGTACAGTTCCCTCGTTGATGAAGGCGATGATGATGAAACCTTGATTGAAGAGCCCCGAGGTAAAACCACGAAAGCTTAG
- the lipA gene encoding lipoyl synthase, producing MTENTLQKKQRKPAWFKIRTPLGQNYSEVKKLVTSLNLHTVCQEANCPNRAECYGERTATFLILGENCTRGCSFCNVSRGEPSAVDEGEARRVAEAVMKLGLEYAVITSVTRDDLADGGARVFADVIESIREIKPGCKVEVLIPDFMGSQEALKKVLDARPDVLNHNVETVARLYPEVREGADYHRSLQVFKRASSYDSRLLIKSGLMVGLGEKLSEIAEAMADLYHSGCRLLTVGQYLAPSENHHPVIKFYTPEEFGELEKMAYQIGFMGVVSGPLIRSSYRAHSMFRKQS from the coding sequence ATGACAGAAAATACATTGCAGAAAAAACAAAGAAAACCCGCCTGGTTCAAAATCAGGACTCCGCTGGGACAGAATTACAGCGAGGTGAAAAAACTGGTCACATCGCTCAATTTACATACTGTCTGCCAGGAAGCCAACTGCCCCAACCGGGCCGAGTGTTATGGCGAACGGACCGCGACATTTCTAATCCTGGGTGAAAACTGCACCCGGGGATGCAGTTTCTGTAATGTCAGCCGGGGGGAACCGTCGGCCGTCGATGAAGGCGAAGCCCGTAGAGTGGCCGAGGCGGTTATGAAACTGGGCCTTGAATATGCCGTAATTACTTCCGTTACCCGCGATGATTTAGCCGACGGCGGGGCGCGGGTATTCGCGGATGTTATCGAATCCATTCGCGAAATTAAACCTGGCTGTAAAGTCGAGGTGCTGATTCCTGATTTTATGGGTAGTCAGGAAGCGCTCAAAAAAGTTCTCGATGCCCGCCCGGATGTGCTCAATCATAATGTCGAAACAGTCGCCAGACTGTATCCTGAAGTCCGCGAGGGAGCGGATTATCATCGCTCTCTGCAGGTCTTCAAGCGTGCCAGTAGTTACGATTCGCGACTGCTTATCAAGTCGGGATTGATGGTCGGGCTGGGTGAGAAACTCTCAGAAATCGCAGAAGCTATGGCCGACCTTTATCATTCCGGTTGCAGGTTATTGACGGTCGGCCAGTACCTGGCGCCCTCAGAAAATCATCACCCGGTTATAAAATTCTATACACCTGAAGAATTTGGTGAACTTGAAAAAATGGCTTATCAAATCGGTTTTATGGGGGTGGTGTCCGGGCCACTGATCCGTTCATCATATCGCGCTCATTCGATGTTCCGTAAGCAGTCGTGA
- the trxB gene encoding thioredoxin-disulfide reductase — translation MNTDYDIIIVGGGPGGLTAGLYGARANLKVLLLEKALPGGQIANTHEVEDYPGFELISGPELAAKMEQHAKKFGLEVQNGAVKEVYCEGDDRVVVTDDDAEYRTRAVILATGGSPNLLNVPGEKELSGMGVSYCAICDGAFFKDQHIVVVGGGDAAVEEGIFLTKFGSKVTVIHRRDELRAAKVIQKRAFNNPKMEFVWDSVITNINGDKKVSSVSLRNVKTGETSELECGAVFIFIGFVPNSDLVREGLERNEGGYIITNSHMETSIPGIYACGDVREQLVKQITNAVGDATTAAVAAEKYIEALHDKELA, via the coding sequence ATGAATACTGACTATGACATCATAATAGTAGGTGGTGGTCCGGGCGGGCTGACTGCCGGCCTCTACGGCGCTCGTGCCAATCTGAAAGTACTGCTTCTGGAGAAAGCTCTTCCCGGCGGACAAATCGCCAACACCCATGAGGTCGAGGATTACCCGGGATTCGAATTGATCTCAGGACCGGAGCTGGCCGCCAAGATGGAACAGCATGCTAAAAAATTCGGTCTCGAAGTTCAAAACGGGGCAGTCAAAGAAGTTTATTGTGAAGGCGATGATCGAGTTGTGGTTACCGATGATGATGCTGAATATCGTACCAGGGCCGTTATTCTTGCCACCGGTGGCTCACCCAACCTGCTTAACGTTCCCGGAGAAAAAGAACTTTCCGGAATGGGAGTGTCCTATTGCGCGATCTGTGACGGTGCTTTTTTCAAAGATCAGCACATCGTTGTTGTCGGCGGGGGGGATGCCGCTGTCGAAGAAGGGATTTTCCTGACCAAATTCGGTTCGAAGGTGACCGTGATTCATCGTCGCGATGAACTCCGTGCCGCCAAGGTTATCCAGAAAAGAGCCTTCAATAATCCCAAAATGGAATTTGTCTGGGATTCTGTGATCACGAATATCAACGGGGACAAAAAAGTCTCCTCTGTTTCACTGCGCAATGTCAAGACCGGTGAAACATCTGAACTCGAATGTGGTGCTGTCTTTATTTTCATCGGATTTGTGCCCAACAGTGATCTCGTGCGCGAAGGTCTCGAGCGCAATGAAGGCGGTTATATTATCACCAACAGCCACATGGAAACCTCGATTCCGGGAATCTATGCCTGCGGTGATGTGCGCGAACAACTGGTCAAACAGATCACAAATGCTGTCGGTGATGCCACCACGGCGGCAGTAGCGGCCGAGAAATATATCGAAGCCCTGCACGACAAGGAACTGGCATAA